From the Ctenopharyngodon idella isolate HZGC_01 chromosome 3, HZGC01, whole genome shotgun sequence genome, one window contains:
- the LOC127508647 gene encoding tripartite motif-containing protein 16-like, giving the protein MAEASISVDQDQFTCPVCLDLLKDPVAIPCGHSYCMSCITDCWNQEDQKGIYRCPLCKQTFTPRPVLGKNVVIAEMVEKLKKTRLQSAPAPPAAPAVDHTESGDVQCDSCTGIKQKAVKSCLECRSSYCQNHLEQHENLFRSKRHNLMDATGRLQEMICTRHGKMLEIYCRTDQRCICMMCLMDEHKNHDTVSTAAARTEKQRHLEKKQRNIQQRIQQRERDLQQLREAVESHKRSAQTAVEDSERIFTELIRSIERRRSEVTQLIRDQERAAVSRAEERLERLEQEINDLRGTDAELKQLSQTQDHVHFLQSLSSVSLSGSTDGFTVSSHLSFDDVVKSVSQLRDNLQQFCSEETEKISGRVKTVQVILAPENQTREEFLQYSHLLTLDLNSVNNWLRLSEGNTVITVSDTFPPYPDHPDRFDSWLEAMCRESLTGRCYWEVEWSGAGRSGVDIAVTYKSISRKGNGPESVVGRNNQSWTVFFSPIHCSFTHNNIETELPVVSKRRIGVYVDHSAGILSFYSVSDTMILIHRVQTTFTQPLYAVFGFDRNSTVKLCRLTN; this is encoded by the exons ATGGCAGAAGCCAGTATTTCAGTGGATCAGGATCAGTTCACTTGTCCAGTGTGTCTGGATCTCCTGAAGGATCCAGTGGCCATtccctgtggacacagttactgtatgAGCTGCATCACTGACTGCTGGAATCAGGAGGATCAGAAGGGAATCTACAGATGTCCATTATGCAAACAGACCTTCACACCAAGACCGGTTTTAGGTAAGAATGTGGTGATTGCTGAGATggtggagaaactgaagaagacGAGACTCCAATCTGCTCCTGCTCCTCCTGCTGCTCCTGCAGTTGATCACACTGAATCTGGAGATGTTCAGTGTGACTCCTGCACTGGAATAAAACAGAAAGCAGTGAAGTCGTGTCTGGAGTGTCGAAGCTCTTACTGTCAAAATCACCTTGAACAGCATGAGAATCTCTTCAGAAGTAAAAGACACAATCTGATGGACGCCACTGGACGACTGCAGGAGATGATCTGCACTCGACATGGTAAAATGCTGGAAATTTACTGCCGTACTGACCAGCGGTGTATCTGTATGATGTGTTTGATGGATGAACACAAAAATCATGACACGGTATCAACTGCAGCAGCGAGGACTGAGAAACAG AGACATTTGGAGAAGAAACAGAGAAACATCCAGCAGAGaatccagcagagagagagagatcttcagcagctgagagaggctgtggagtctcataag cgctctgcacagaccgcagtggaggacagtgagaggatcttcactgagctcatccgctccattgagagaCGTCGCTCTGAGGTGACGcagctgatcagagatcaggaacGAGCTGCAGTGAGTCGAGCTGAAGAACGACTGGAGCGACTAGAGCAGGAGATCAATGATCTGAGGGGGACCGACGCTGAGCTGAAGCAGCTTTCACAAACACAGGATCATGTTCATTTCCTCCAG AGTTTGtcgtctgtctctctctctggatCTACAGACGGCTTCACTGTCAGTTCTCATCTGTCTTTTGATGATGTAGTAAAATCTGTCTCTCAACTCAGAGACAACCTGCAGCAGTTCTGCAGCGAGGAGACAGAAAAGATATCTGGAAGAG TGAAAACTGTCCAGGTCATTCTGGCTCCTGAAAATCAGACCAGAGAGGAGTTTCTACAAT ATTCCCATCTGTTGACTCTGGATCTGAACTCAGTGAATAATTGGCTCCGTCTGTCTGAGGGAAACACAGTGATCACTGTTTCTGACACATTTCCGCcatatcctgatcatccagacagatttgatagTTGGCTTGAGGCGATGTGTAGAGAGAGTTTgactggacgctgttactgggaggtgGAGTGGAGTGGAGCTGGAAGATCAGGAGTGGATATAGCAGTGACgtataagagcatcagcaggaagggaaATGGTCCTGAGAGTGTAGTTGGACGTAACAATCAGTCCTGGACTGTGTTCTTCTCTCCCATCCATTGCTCATTCACACACAATAACATCGAGACTGAACTCCCTGTAGTGTCCAAGCgtagaataggagtgtatgtggatcacagcgCAGGGATtttgtccttctacagcgtctcagACACAATGATCCTCATCCACagagtccagaccacattcactcagcCGCTCTATGCTGTGTTTGGATTTGATAGAAACTCAACAGTGAAACTGTGTCGTCTAACCAATTAA
- the LOC127508648 gene encoding E3 ubiquitin-protein ligase TRIM47-like isoform X2, whose protein sequence is MFSRYSEMAGANISVDQDHFTCPVCLDLLKDPVAIPCGHSYCMRCITDVWNQEDWKGIYRCPLCKQTFTPKPVLGRNVVIAEMVEKLKKMRLQSAPAAVPHNGSGNVQCDSCTGRKQKAVKSCLECRSSYCQNHLEQHENLFSKRHNLMDATRGLQDTICPQHDKMLEIYCRTDQRCICVLCLMDEHKNHDTVSTAAERKEKQRHLEEKQKKFQKIIQQKEKDLQQLREAVASHKRSAQTAVQDSERIFTELICSIERRRSEVIQLIRDQERAAVSRAEGLLEQIEQEINDLRRRDAEMKQLSETDDHFHFLQ, encoded by the exons ATGTTCTCTAGATACAG TGAAATGGCAGGAGCCAATATTTCAGTGGATCAAGATCATTTCACTTGTCCAGTGTGTCTGGATCTACTGAAGGATCCAGTGGCGATtccctgtggacacagttactgtatgAGATGCATTACAGACGTCTGGAATCAGGAGGATTGGAAGGGAATCTACAGATGTCCATTATGCAAACAGACCTTCACGCCAAAACCTGTTTTAGGTAGGAATGTGGTGATTGCTGAAATggtggagaaactgaagaagaTGAGACTCCAATCTGCTCCTGCTGCAGTACCTCACAATGGTTCTGGAAATGTACAGTGTGACTCCTGCACTGGAAGAAAACAGAAAGCAGTGAAGTCGTGTCTGGAGTGTCGAAGCTCTTACTGTCAAAATCACCTTGAACAGCATGAGAATCTCTTCAGTAAAAGACACAATCTGATGGACGCCACTAGAGGACTGCAGGACACGATCTGCCCTCAACATGATAAAATGCTGGAAATTTACTGCCGTACTGACCAGCGGTGTAtctgtgtgctgtgtttgaTGGATGAACACAAAAATCATGACACTGTATCAACTGCAGCAGAACGGAAAGAGAAACAG agACATTTGGAGGAGAAACAGAAAAAATTCCAGAAGATTATCCAGCAGAAAGAGAaagatcttcagcagctgagagaggctgtggCGTCTCATAAG cgctctgcacagACCGCAGTGCaggacagtgagaggatcttcactgagctcatcTGCTCCATTGAGAGACGTCGCTCTGAGGTGATTcagctgatcagagatcaggaacGAGCTGCAGTGAGTCGAGCTGAAGGACTCTTGGAGCAAATAGAACAGGAGATCAatgatctgaggaggagagaTGCTGAGATGAAGCAGCTTTCAGAGACAgatgatcattttcatttccttCAG TGA